The Apium graveolens cultivar Ventura chromosome 6, ASM990537v1, whole genome shotgun sequence genome contains a region encoding:
- the LOC141666298 gene encoding uncharacterized protein LOC141666298, with protein MTSSIPIFQLPSNQPSKSATPVFSPTYPVQARTFNMNIKDVVQSSVVVAGTLSVNNTNAKVLFDSEATRSFISESFIGKLNYEIELLVEPLSIILANQERVSVKDVFLRCKIDCKKKKVILNSPQGRRVEFKGQKQVKTFLTMIQAKRLLRQGFEGYLAHLIDRSKKTPNIGSIPIVSKFSDVFPDELPGLPPDRQIEFSIDIAPDVELVSKAITSTIG; from the exons ATGACATCTTCTATTCCAATTTTTCAACTTCCTTCAAATCAACCTTCTAAATCTGCAACTCCAGTGTTTTCTCCCACCTATCCTGTTCAGGCCCGGACATTCAACATGAACATcaaggatgttgttcagagttctgtagttgtggcaggtacgctttctgTCAACAACACCAATGCTAAAGTGCTATTTGATTCCGAAGCTACTAGATCTTTCATATCTGAATCTTTTATTGGCAAGTTGAATTATGAAATTGAACTGTTAGTTGAACCCTTATCTATCATTTTGGCtaatcaagaacgagtatctgttaaaGATGTTTTCCTTCGGTGTAAA atagattgtaagaagaagaaagtgattcttAATTCCCCTCAAGGAAGGAGAGTAGAGTTTAAAGGGCAGAAGCAAGTTAAGACGTTTttgacaatgattcaagctaaaagaCTGTTAAGACAAGGGTTTGAAGGGTATTTGGCTCACCTAATTGATAGATCTAAGAAGACGCCGAATATAGGAAGTATTCCGATAGTTAGCAAATTTTCCGATGTATTTCCTGACGAACTTCCTGGATTACCGCCTGATCGTCAAATCGAATTTTCTATCGACATAGCGCCCGACGTGGAACTTGTATCAAAGGCAATTACAAGCactattggataa